A window from Halomicrobium urmianum encodes these proteins:
- a CDS encoding glutamate--tRNA ligase, protein MDEELREQAREAAEIAALINAVKHGSEAQVGAIMGPLMGENPELREHGDEVPGVISPVIQDVNDMGAEERRERLAELAPEELEEIESEDEEDEGPLPDLPNADEYDQIRLRVAPNPNGPWHVGHARMAAVVGTYAEEYDGEFVCRFDDTDPETKRPDLAAYDQILDAIDYLGFEPAEVEKASDRVETYYEHARELIDLGGAYTCSCPGEEFSELKNGAEPCPHRDKDSETVREEFADMVAGEYDSGEMVLRIKTDIEHKNPALRDWVAFRMVDTPHPREEASEYRCWPMLDFQSGVDDYLLDVSHIIRGIDLQDSAKRQQFVYDYFGWEYPEVIHWGHVQVDAYDVPMSTSSIKELIEAGDLDGWDDPRAPTVASLEKRGIRGEAVTDAMVELGTSTSNVDLAMSSIYANNRELIDDETDRAFFVRDDPDVGGLVERQVVGGPDVAEPPVHPDHEDRGVREIPVEGVVAVEGDDLPEHGERVWLKGYGCVRHTRDAFEYTGDDIDVVREGDVDVVHWAPADGPHLRLRTMEGDVEGVAEPGVADYETDDLLQFERVGFARLDEVEDVGVVAYFTHP, encoded by the coding sequence ATGGACGAGGAGTTACGCGAGCAGGCCCGCGAGGCCGCCGAGATCGCGGCCCTGATCAACGCGGTCAAGCACGGTAGCGAGGCGCAGGTCGGGGCCATCATGGGCCCGCTGATGGGCGAGAACCCGGAGCTTCGCGAGCACGGCGACGAGGTGCCGGGCGTCATCTCACCGGTGATCCAGGACGTCAACGATATGGGTGCCGAGGAGCGCCGGGAGCGACTGGCCGAGCTGGCCCCCGAGGAGCTCGAGGAGATCGAGAGCGAGGACGAAGAGGACGAGGGCCCGCTGCCGGACCTCCCGAACGCCGACGAGTACGACCAGATCCGCCTGCGGGTGGCCCCGAATCCCAACGGCCCGTGGCACGTCGGCCACGCCCGGATGGCGGCGGTGGTCGGCACCTACGCCGAGGAGTACGACGGCGAGTTCGTCTGCCGGTTCGACGACACCGACCCCGAGACCAAGCGGCCCGACCTCGCGGCGTACGACCAGATCCTCGACGCCATCGACTACCTCGGCTTCGAGCCGGCAGAGGTCGAGAAGGCCAGCGACCGCGTCGAGACCTACTACGAGCACGCCCGCGAGCTGATCGATCTCGGCGGCGCGTACACCTGCTCCTGTCCCGGCGAGGAGTTCTCGGAACTGAAGAACGGCGCCGAGCCCTGCCCGCACCGGGACAAGGATTCGGAGACCGTCCGCGAGGAGTTCGCGGACATGGTGGCGGGCGAGTACGACAGCGGCGAAATGGTCCTGCGGATCAAGACCGACATCGAGCACAAGAACCCCGCGCTGCGCGACTGGGTGGCCTTCCGGATGGTCGATACCCCGCATCCGCGCGAGGAAGCCAGCGAGTACCGCTGCTGGCCGATGCTCGACTTCCAGTCGGGCGTCGACGACTACCTGCTCGACGTCAGCCACATCATCCGCGGCATCGACCTGCAGGACTCGGCGAAGCGCCAGCAGTTCGTCTACGACTACTTCGGCTGGGAGTACCCCGAGGTGATCCACTGGGGTCACGTCCAGGTCGACGCCTACGACGTGCCGATGTCCACCTCCAGCATCAAGGAGCTCATCGAGGCGGGCGACCTCGACGGCTGGGACGACCCGCGCGCGCCCACCGTCGCCAGCCTCGAGAAGCGGGGCATCCGCGGCGAAGCCGTCACCGACGCCATGGTCGAGCTGGGCACCTCGACGTCGAACGTCGACCTCGCGATGTCCTCCATCTACGCGAACAACCGCGAGCTGATCGACGACGAGACCGACCGCGCCTTCTTCGTCCGGGACGACCCCGACGTCGGCGGCCTCGTCGAGCGCCAGGTCGTCGGCGGGCCCGACGTCGCCGAGCCGCCGGTCCATCCCGACCACGAGGACCGCGGCGTCCGCGAGATCCCCGTCGAGGGGGTAGTCGCCGTCGAGGGCGACGACCTGCCGGAGCACGGCGAGCGCGTCTGGCTGAAGGGGTACGGTTGCGTCCGTCACACCCGCGACGCCTTCGAGTACACCGGCGACGACATCGACGTGGTCCGCGAGGGCGACGTCGACGTGGTCCACTGGGCGCCCGCCGACGGTCCACACCTCCGCCTGCGGACGATGGAGGGCGACGTCGAGGGCGTCGCCGAGCCCGGCGTCGCCGACTACGAGACGGACGACCTGCTCCAGTTCGAGCGGGTCGGGTTCGCGCGGCTGGACGAGGTCGAAGACGTCGGCGTCGTGGCGTACTTCACGCACCCCTGA